A stretch of Pirellulales bacterium DNA encodes these proteins:
- a CDS encoding cupin domain-containing protein — translation MLTRREAMLAAVAAVPAAAAISSAQSTLSSAQSTSAPAKPVMHSSAFDWEKMNEQTTKVGARRPVFDTPVATLDRLECHITTVNPGEEPHPPHQHPEEELMLLKEGTLDVMQNGQRQRVGSGSVVFNSSNELHGFKNVGDTPATYFVIKWWSSATPSDKAK, via the coding sequence ATGCTCACTCGCCGAGAAGCCATGCTGGCAGCGGTTGCGGCGGTTCCTGCTGCCGCGGCCATTAGTTCCGCTCAATCGACACTATCATCTGCTCAATCGACATCAGCGCCCGCCAAGCCCGTTATGCATTCCTCCGCGTTCGATTGGGAAAAAATGAACGAGCAAACCACGAAGGTCGGCGCCCGGCGGCCGGTTTTTGATACCCCCGTCGCCACGCTCGACCGGCTGGAATGCCACATCACCACGGTCAATCCCGGCGAGGAACCGCATCCGCCGCATCAACATCCGGAAGAAGAATTAATGCTGCTCAAGGAAGGCACGCTTGATGTCATGCAAAACGGCCAGCGCCAGCGCGTCGGCTCGGGCTCCGTGGTGTTCAACAGTTCCAACGAACTGCACGGCTTCAAAAACGTGGGGGACACACCGGCCACGTATTTTGTGATTAAATGGTGGTCCTCGGCGACGCCGA